CTTCTACTGAAGTTGGGATTTCCTCAGAGTATAATGCGGAAGTAAACTGTTTGGCTTCTGTTGATAAATTTCCTTTGGCAATGTTTGCCATAGGATATCTTGATCTGCGAGGCTCCCTTTCAGGAGAGAAAATTTTTGGTGGGACTCCTCGGTTTATTCTTGGAGGAAGATATGGTTGTTGAGTTTCCTCAACTTGTTGTTCGGGTTCTGATGATTATTCAGTTTGTGGTTCGTGTTCTGATGGTTGTTCAGATTGTGGTGGTTCATGTTCTGATGGTTGTTTCGATAGTGCTTCAGGTTCTGATGGTTGTCTTGTGGCACTTTCCTGAATTGACACATCCTCATTTTCATGGTTAGTAATATTAGTTACTGGAATTCTGTGTTTACCTCATTACGGGGAAGATTCTCGTCGGTAGTACTGACAGATAGAGTACTTTATGTTTTGGTGGCATGAATCACTCCTTCTGATGATGGTATATCTAGCCAACTCACAGTGTCATTAGGTTCAGTCTCCCCCTGGCTCGTGTGTTGGGTAGCGTAGTAAAATTCGGTTTCTAAAAAATCACAATTCATGGTGACAAACATGTGTCTCCTCTTCGGACTATAACATCTATACCCTTTTTGATTGACCATGTATCCCACAAAGACGCATTTCTCAGCACAAGCATCAAGTTTTGTTCGTTCGACTTTAGGTATATGAACAAAAACGGATCATCCAAAAATACGAGGTTTAAGTGTGAGATTTGACGGAGGTTTGTAAAATTTGGTCAAGGCCTCAATGGGATTCTTAAGTTCTAAGGCTCCAGTAGGTAGTCGGTTAACTAAATAAGTTGTCGTGGCAAGCGCTTCCGGCCAAAAAGACTTTGGGACATTTGATTCAATCATTAGAGCACGGGTTATTTCTAATAAAGTTCGATCTTACCTATGGTAAAGGAATGATCCTGATCTTACCTATGGTTTCTTTGAATTGGTTCCGATATGATTAATCGAATTAAAATCACAATAGTTGCATTGAATTGTTTCTGGTGAATGAAAATCACAGATTTAGGATTAGGGATCATGATCAAATTCAAATTGGGTAAAGAAAATGATTAAGAAAAAAGAGGGATGTGGTAATGACAATTGCAATGGGAATATTATGGAGTGATATGGTTATTATCATTCCATTGATAGTGATTAGTTTTTTTTCGAACGGCGAATTTTATTAAACAAAAGCTAGCAAGGTGCTAGAAATTACAAATGATTATAGTACCaagaactagtgaaatgacccgtagaatcacgggtttgtttaaacgaaataatttaatgacatgttttacgtATTAACTGATGGTAAATGCTAAAGTAATTTATTTTAATGAACcgttcgactaagaaactcgtcgttgtttttacaaatatatatagagacatgtatttttgcatacatatgtacgtaattaatctcgtaaagagaatccataattgaatattaataatataatatttataattataattgctataataaaaataaataataataataataaagtttgttcaaagttgaatatttatatttttaataataactattagtaataataaatgccttttaatttttttttttagaaattaaaaatataattattatataaaggttgtataatatgctttaaaatttgtaaATATGTTGGTGTTCTGTTAAAGATTAGTATttgcttttataaaagatttcgtattattttttaattaaatttaatattaaataatgacatcatcaaagatgttttaaaaattttctttattattttgaattatttttatatttgaaaattatttatttatgacaccattatcattttagagatttaatattaactatagctaGATGGATTACAAATAGAAgctactttagatctagaccttaaCCATAATAAAGCCGTTAGTCTAATATTTACTAATCATTGATAATGATTAGTAaaccttaaaatatatatattttatcacaTTATAATTAAATCGTAACATTGAACTGAAAATATTTGATAACAATTAATTTATATTTAAAGTGGATAACTTGATAAAAGTTCAAATACATTTACGTAATGTATCAAAATATGTAAAAACTATATAAAAACTAATTCTAGTCATAATCAGTAAATTATAAAAATCAATCTATTTACCGTATTGTGTATTTCGTTATCGTTGCTTATTTCCTCTTAATACTCTCTTAATTGCTACATGTGAATTAAAGAGTTAACAAACAACTTAAATATAACGTGAATCATTCAACAAAAAAGAAAGAGACGAAACGAGTATAAGACAGGACAAACAAACAATATCATACTGGGGAAAAGAAACCAGTAAAGACAACCCCAACCAAGAGGGAAGCAAAACTCACAAGAAGAAGCAAATAAACTGAAAAAACTAAACTACAAGAATAAAAACCGAATCCAAGCAGAAGAACAAAACTGTTCCAATCAAGGCTAATTAACCCAACTAGAAACATAACCATAAAATATAAACATTCAACTATTTGATGGACAGAACATCACACACGTCTTCCATGCTCACCATGAACTTAGTAAACCTTTCCGGTTCGCAACGTCTAACGATCTTATTCTTGCACTTACATTTAGGATTAGGATTGCTTAACTTATAAGTTACAAAAACCTGGACTAATGAGCTTTGATTGAAGGACAAAGATTTTAATTAACAAATGTATTGAAGTATAAAGCTTCTTTCAAGTGAGGCACATCTTTATGTTCCAAAGACATATATGCTTCAATGCCATTACCTCCCAATCCTTCAATCAAATAAGCTAAATTTTTCGTGTGCATACTACCACAGTTTACCCAAACAGGCTTTCCAAATCCAAAGTCCACTTCATAAAAAAGAAACTTACACCAGCTACTAATCACGATCACGTTTTTTGTGGGTGGAATTGTCGCTAAATATTCGTAAGAAATAAGAACCATTTTTTGTCCTTCTTCATTATCATGACGTAACTTTGCGTAGTAATCTTTACCATTATTAACAGAATTGTTTAAAAGATCCGAAAGTTCTTCAATAGTTTCAATATTACCACTCTTGCATTCGGTTGCTAATATACCCCAAAAATTCCCACACGAATCGTTTGGTATTAAAGATGATGTTTTCCCCCTTAAGTTTATCGCTTGAATAAAAACAGAATCTCTTGGATGATCAACGTTTATTCTTCGATCGATAGTATTATACGCATTCCATATGATTGCTGACACCACTTGTGCCTTTGACAACTTCAGATTACCATTTCTTGAATTTAGCATAATCTTTTCTTTCAAGTTTAATATCTCATTTTCGCTAAACGAAATTTTCTTTGTGAAATACATACTTAGCTCATTATCATCACTTTTTGACCTCGTAAAACCTTGAAGAAACGGATCTAGCCCACGACTAGGAAACAATAAAGATGAGTTGAAACCCGACCCAATAATATGTTCAACTTCATATTCTTCTTCTCGGCTTATATAAGCCCATTCGTTTAGAAACGTGCTTATAGTAGACGCATCAGCAATCCTATGTGAAATGCTTACACCAAGTGCTATACCTCCACACTCAAACGCGGTTACTTGAATCGCAAGCAACGGGTCATTGACTTGGTCAACTTCACCAGGTTGTAATGGTACGAGTTCGTTGACTAATCTTAAATTCGCTTCACAACCAACAATGTCTTCAAGTTTCATGTTGACTTTTGCTTGAATAAAGTCAACGCCTTGATCGTTGCAGTCAACGGCGTGAGTTGCTGCAACGTACCTACCAGCAAGAGGAGGAAATAGTTTTAAAGTTTTTTCAAGTGATTTTTCGAGCTTAGAAACAAACTTCGAGATGTGATTATGATTTACAGAGTAAAACAGGACAACGCTTATATTCAAGGATGGAGCTAGCTCATCAATGAAGCCGATTTTGTAGTGACAAAGGGTTAACGGATTTGGAGTTGACGGTTTTATATGTTTTTTGGATTGTTTTGTTACTATATGCACTGCCATATTACAGATCTTTCAAGCTAACTTGAAAAGTTTCAGTCTTAAATAGATAATCATTTTATCTGACTGTAATTGATTTGTAGTACATTAAACAAAGATGAATATATGGGTATCTTATATTATCATGAAGTGGAATAATTCATTATAGAACAAGACAGATCCTAATTTATCGGGGATATAAAATTAGAATACTTGATAATTTTTGTTAATGCATAACACGGTAGTATATTTTAATTTTAAGACTAAATTATTCAACGACATATCAATGACGTTATAATTCGGCCGAAGAGTTAAACATATTTTTTATTAGTTGTGTATCCTTgtctaatctttttttttttttttttttgacagctATTGGGATCACTCGagagggactaaaccacccgttgcgatcatctcccgtttcaactatgccgatgcagcgataataaccataGTGTTTAAATCAAATAGACATGTCATATAAAACATAATCGTCAATATACACTCCATATAGCTATTTGAGTTTTTGTCCTTTATATGGTTGGGTTAGTCATGATACTGGGTCAATGACTTTTTGGTCAGGTTAAGGCAGAGGTGTCTTCGAACATAAGCAAGATAGGCAACCGCTTAGGGCTCAAACttttgaatatgtaaatatttttctaactatatttaattaaatcaaataaaaagttGTCAACTAAAGTTAAAATGCCttgtttttaatagttaaatactGTGTAAGTAAATAATAGATAAATTGGAGTATTATTTTTTATGCGTGTtaaaaaaattaacgtatatgtgaGCTCATTTTAATTTTCGTCTAAGGCCTTTAAATTAATGAGACGGCCCTGAGTTAAGAGAATATGCAATTAAAAAAAATTGGACATAAATGAAGTCCCTGTAAGTGCATGACTTACCGTTATGAACCTTGGTTAGAGTAATACATAAGAGGTGCAAGAGGTCAAACAGAGTTTGAGCAATTTAGGAGTATGCAGTAACTATTGATGCATGTAATCCTTAGTTCTTAATCGTTTGTTTTTAAATACATTCGGTCATGTACTAACATTCACATTGTGACTATTGATATGTTATATGTGTGTGTGCGCTTTAAATAATTTATTCAATAGTTAAACTGCATGCATAGTCGGCCAAGTGTGGTGACACACTCGACTGACTGAgtcacacagtcgaccgactgtctaacgcagtcgaccgactgtctaacgCAGTCGACCGACTGTTTCTGGGATACAGTATATATAAGGGACTTGACCTCCTTTTGGGGGTTACTCATTCC
This genomic stretch from Rutidosis leptorrhynchoides isolate AG116_Rl617_1_P2 chromosome 11, CSIRO_AGI_Rlap_v1, whole genome shotgun sequence harbors:
- the LOC139875879 gene encoding pelargonidin 3-O-(6-caffeoylglucoside) 5-O-(6-O-malonylglucoside) 4'''-malonyltransferase-like, coding for MAVHIVTKQSKKHIKPSTPNPLTLCHYKIGFIDELAPSLNISVVLFYSVNHNHISKFVSKLEKSLEKTLKLFPPLAGRYVAATHAVDCNDQGVDFIQAKVNMKLEDIVGCEANLRLVNELVPLQPGEVDQVNDPLLAIQVTAFECGGIALGVSISHRIADASTISTFLNEWAYISREEEYEVEHIIGSGFNSSLLFPSRGLDPFLQGFTRSKSDDNELSMYFTKKISFSENEILNLKEKIMLNSRNGNLKLSKAQVVSAIIWNAYNTIDRRINVDHPRDSVFIQAINLRGKTSSLIPNDSCGNFWGILATECKSGNIETIEELSDLLNNSVNNGKDYYAKLRHDNEEGQKMVLISYEYLATIPPTKNVIVISSWCKFLFYEVDFGFGKPVWVNCGSMHTKNLAYLIEGLGGNGIEAYMSLEHKDVPHLKEALYFNTFVN